DNA sequence from the Deinococcus humi genome:
GTCTGCGCAAGCGTGGCGTGCTGGGTCTTGGTCTGGCAGCGGTTGGTGGGTACCTGGCGTACCGTGCGGCCACCGGCAACGACCCGGTCATGGCGGCTGTGGGCGGCGGCGGCGCAACCAGCTCCAAGCCCATTTTCGTGGAGCACAGCGTGGTCATCGACCGGCCCACACAGGGGGTCTACGACTACTGGCGCAAACTGGAAAACCTGCCCAGGATCATGAGCCACCTGGAAAGCGTGACCGAGCTGGACGACAAGCGCAGCCGCTGGGTCGCCAAGGCCCCGCTGGGCACCCACGTTGAGTGGGAGGCCGAGATCGTTAACGACAAACCCGGTCAGCGCATCGGCT
Encoded proteins:
- a CDS encoding SRPBCC family protein, yielding MTKTEDSGMDQTRLISGAAGGALLLMGLRKRGVLGLGLAAVGGYLAYRAATGNDPVMAAVGGGGATSSKPIFVEHSVVIDRPTQGVYDYWRKLENLPRIMSHLESVTELDDKRSRWVAKAPLGTHVEWEAEIVNDKPGQRIGWHSLPGATVDNAGSVQFEELPNGGTRVHVALSYRPPAGPLGAAVAKLFGEEPSQQIAEDLQKFKATFEGSDKN